The Akkermansia sp. RCC_12PD genome contains the following window.
ATAGTCTCTTAGTAGGCCAGAACGCGGGAGCCGGCGTTGCCGATGATGACGCGAACCTGCTGTCCGACATAGATCGGGTTGTTTTTGCCGACAGGCTGGACGACGGTATAGTTCCGGGTGCCGTTTCTCGTCTGGTTCAGGCGCACGGTGATGCGCTGTCCGGTCGTGTTGTTCACGGCCTTGTCAATCTGGTTGCCGGCAATGGCGCCGATGATGGCACCCCCTGCCGCCGTAGCGTACTTGGCGTTGCCGCCGCCGAACATGGCTCCGGTGAGACCGCCTGCCACCGCACCCACGCCGGTGCCGGCATTGGCGTTATTGGCCTGGATCTTGACGGTTTCCACGCTGGTGACCGTACCGTAATAGGTTTCCTGGACACCGCCGATTTCATTCATGTTGTAGGTGTTCGGGGAGCCGAAATTGGTGCAGGAGGTAACGGACAGCGCAATGGCTGCGCAGCCGATGGTGAGGATGGAGGTGGCTTTCATGATGTTCTTATAAAATGGGTTGAAGGTTGAAATCAAGTATTTTAATGGTCACCGGGAAGAGTCTGTTTACTCCGTCCGGCGGAGAAAACCCCTGCCGGAAATATTCCGGCAAGGGTTCATGTTCATGAGGATGGTTCCCGTTGGGCTCAAGCCTTGGGCGCTTCTTCCTTTTTGGAGCAATCGCAGGGCTTTTCGCCTTTGCTGCAGGGCTTGTCACATTTCTGGCCGCACTTGCCGTCCTTGTCGCACGTGGCGTCCTTGGTGCATTTTTTGTCTTTGCCGCAGCACTTCTGGGCGGCGGGAGCGGAGGAATCCGCCGGGGCGGCTTCCTGGGCGTAGCCGTTGAAGCTGAATGCGAAGGCAAAGGCTGCTACAGCGAGGATTTTCTTCATATGATTTATTGTCTGTGTTGTTGGTTTAATCAATGAAACGGCGCGTTTCACACCGTTCTACGTCTTCATAGAGTTGCAGACTTTAAGATTTGTTCAAAAAAATATGGTTGGAACATGTTTTTTACGGGGTGTTTCTGTATTCATTTGTTCTGTGGGCGGGATGAAGAAGTCTGACAGTGCGGGAGTGCGGACGGAGCGGCGGCTTGCACAGCCCCTTTTCTTGGGGCAGAGTGAAAAATATGAGTTCAGTTAAGGAACCTGTGATGCACCGTTTTGGGAACGGTTTGACGGTTTTGATCAAGGAGGACAAGTCCCATCCCGTGGTATCCCTTCAATATTGGGTGGGCACGGGCTCCATGAACGAGGGGCATTTGCAGGGCAGCGGGATTTCCCATTTGCTGGAGCATCTGGTGTTCAAGGGGACGGAGAATTACTCCGGGCAGGATCTGGCCCGCAAGGTGCAGGAACGGGGAGGCCATTGGAATGCCTATACGAGCGTCAACCGCACCGTTTTCTATATAGACGGTCCGGCGGAGTCCTGGCAGGTTTTCCTGAATCTGCTGACGGAGCTGGTATTTTCCCCCACTTTCCCGGAAGGGGAGCTGGAACGGGAGAAGGAAGTGGTGCGCCGGGAAATGGCCATGTACGCGGATGAACCGGATTCCGTGGCCTACCAGCTTTTAATGCAGACGCTGTATCTGAAACATCCCCGCCGCTGGCCCGTGCTCGGTGAACCGGAGGTGTTCGACACCCTGACCAGGGAGGACGTGCTGGAGTATCACGCCTCACGCTATGTTCCGAACAACGTGGTGCTTTCAATCGCCGGGGATGTGGATGCCAGGGAGGTTTTGTCCCACCTGGAACTGCTGGTGGAGGATTTGAAAGCGCGGCCTCTGAACCGGGAGCCGTTGCCGCACGAGCCCCACCAGTTCGGTTCCCGGACGGTGCGGAAGGAGTTTGCGGTACCTTATTCCAAATTAAGCCTGGCGTGGCGTCTGCCCTGTTCCGCGCATCCGGATACGCCGGCGCTGTCTGCCCTGGCCAGCATTTTGGGCGGCGGCCGTTCCGCGCGGTTTTATGAGAAATTCCATGACCGGCTGGGGATGGTATACAGCATTGAAGTGCATTCCAACCAGTCCGAGTCCGATGAAGGAGCGTTCACCATTACCATGGACGTGGACCGTGCCCAGCGGGACAAGGTGCGGGACCTCATTCTCCAGGAACTCCGGAATCTGGAACGGGAAGATTTCACGGAAGACCTCAAGAGAGTCTGCAAGCAGACGAGAGTGAGCCGTTTGCGCCGCAAAAGCTCGGCTTCCGGCATGGCCTCGGAAATGGGGGCGGACTGGTTCGGCGCGCGCAACTTGAACTTGTCCTCCGAATGGCAGGAGGCCATTGAACGCGTGACTTCGGAAGACCTGCACCGGGTGTGCGCCGGATGGCTGTCCTCCCCGAATGTGACGGAAGTCAGCCTGGACCCGCTGGGCAGCAATGCGGAGGAGGTTCCTGCCGGCAGTGAGGAAACGGATGCCGTTCTGAGCGAGCTTGTGCTTCCCAACGGTTTGAAAGTGGTTGTCCGGGAAGACCACCGGCTGCCGCTGGCCTATGCCTGCCTGGTGTTCAAGGCCGGATGCCCTGCGGAGAATGAGCGGAACGCGGGCGTGACGGATTTGATGTCGGAATGCCTTCTTAAGGGTACTACCACCCGCTCCGCGGCGGACATTGCCCGGTTTTTGGAAGACATCGGCGGCGCGATCAACACCTCTACAGGCAACAATTCCCTGAGCGTGGGCTGCCAGACGCTGGCGGAAGACCTGGATGCCGCCCTGGAGCTGATGGCGGATGTCGTGATGAATCCTTCCTTCCCGGAAGACGCCTTCTTCAAGGAAAAGGAAACCTTTGTGGCGGATGCGGAGGAAGATATGGAAGACCCTCTTTCCGTGGCGTTCAGGCAGGAACGGCACGTGGCCTACGGCAATGTTTCCTACGGCAATTCCCCGGCGGGAACGGCGCAAAGCCTCTCCTCCCTGACGGTGGAGGATATCAGGAAACAGTACGAGCGCATTATCTGCGCCTCCAATGCCGTGTTATGCATTTCCGGAGATGTGATGAAGGATAAAGTGCTTCCCCTGCTGGAAAAACATATGGGAGCCATGAGAAAAGGCAGTCCGCCCGTGCTTGCCCCTACGCCCGCCCTGAAGTCGGGAAGGGAAGTCACCGTGCTGGACAAGCAGCAGGCCGTTCTGGTGGTGGGCGTGCCGGGGGTGGACGTGGTCTCCCCGGACATGGCGATGGCCCTGATATTCCAGGCGTGGTGCGGGGACATGGCTGGTCCTGTGTTCACGAACATCCGGGAAGAAGCGGGTCTGGCCTATTATGCCAGTTCCTCCCTGTTCATCGGCATGGATGCCGGGGGCATCTGCTTTTACCTGGGGACCTCTCCGGAACATCTGGAGGAAGCCGAAAGGCGCTTGGAGGAAACGCTGTCCATGATCTACGAACAAGGAATGACGGAAGAGGAGCTGGAGCGTACGAAGGCTTCCGCGCTGTCCTCCCGTCTGCTGGCCATGCAGTCCAATGGCACGCTGTGCCAGATGCTGGCTCTGGATATTCTGTTTGGACTGCCGCTGGACGCTTTTGAAAAGCAGACCCGGGCCATCAGGAACATGACCGTGGAGCAGGTGAATGGCTTTATCAGAAAGATTCTGGACCCGTCACAGCCCCGTTCCTGGTCCATCGTGCGTCCGGAGAATCCGTAAATGAGCGGCATTTGCCGTGGTTCTGCGGCATTGGCTTCCGGAAACGGAAGCCTTTCTTTTGTTACGGCTGGAGGTTTTCCCGGAACATGGAGGAAAGGAATATCCGTTCCGGTCATGAAAAAAGCCGTCCCTCCTTCCGGAGGAACGGCTTGAAAATGGGTTTCCCGTGCTTTAACCAATTTCCGTGCGGCCCAGCAGATGGGCGCCTTCTTCCATGGCCAGGCTGCGGGTCTTCATGTCTCCGACGACGCGGGCCTGCTGCTTGAGTTCACAGCGGTCGGAAGTGACCTTGCCTTCCACGTTGCCGTAAATGCGCACGTCTCCGGCGGTGATGTCGCCCTTGATCTGGGCCGTTTCACCAATGGTGACTTTTCCCTTGTCGGAAATGATTTCGCCTTCGATTTTTCCGTCGATGTGCATATCATTCTGGAAACGGATGGTTCCCTTGATTTCAATGCCGGAGGCGAGGAAGTTCGTTACATTGTCTGTCATTGTCGTGAAGTGGTTGGGTGGTGAAGAGTGCTGGCTCAGATGGTCATGATGTCCTTTTCCTTGGCGGCTACCAGATCGTCAATTTCCTTGACATACTTGTCCGTGAGCTTCTGGATCTGCGTTTCCAGGTCCCGCTGGCCGTCTTCCGTCACAATGTTGTCCGTCTTGAGCTTTTTGGCGGAGTCCATGCCATTCTTGCGGGCGCCGCGCACGCGCACACGGGCTTCTTCCGCCTGGGATTTGACGAGCTTCACCAGATCCTTGCGGCGTTCTTCCGTCAGGGCGGGGATGGGCAGGCGGATGGAGCGCCCTTCCACGATCGGATTGAGGTTCAGCTTGCTTTCATTGATGGCGCGGCCGATGTCGTGGGCCGTGCTGGGGTCGAAGGGCTGGATGAGGATGAGGCGGGGTTCCGGCGTGCTGATGACGGCCAGGCCCTTCAGCTTCATAACGGAGCCGTAGCTGGATACGTGCACGTCCAGGTTTTCCACAAGGCCGGGAGAGGCTTTGCCCGTGCGTACGCCGGAGAATTCCTGCCTGGCGAAGTCCACGGCCTTGAGCATGGCTTCCTCCGTCTCCAATAGTAATGTTTCTGCGTCCATATGATGGTTGATGCTAAGTGTTTTTTTGTATGGTTGAAAGGTTTTTCCGCCGGGTTCAGCAGATCGTGGTGCCGATGGGCTCCCCGAGCAGGGCGCGGGTGATGTTGCCCGGAGTGTGCATGTCGAATACGATGATGGGCTTTTTGTTGTCCATGCAGAGGGTGAAGGCCGTGGAGTCCATGACCTTGAGCTGGCGTTCCAGGCATTCCTGATAGGAGATGGAGTCAAAGCGCTTGGCCCCGGAAACTTTCTTGGGGTCCGCATCATACACGCCGTCCACGGAAGTGGCCTTCATCACGACTTCCGCGTTGATCTCGCTGGCGCGCAAGGCGGCCGTGGTGTCCGTGGAAAAGAAGGGGTTGCCTGTTCCAGCGCCGAAGATGACAATTTTGTTGTTGTCCAGGTAGGAGCGGGCTTTCAGGCGGATGAAGGATTCCGCCACGTTTTTCATTTCAATGGCGGATTGAACCACGCAGGGTACTCCGGCGCGTTCCAGCGCGCTTTGCAGGGCCAGGGCGTTCATGACTGTGGCAAGCATGCCCACGTAGTCCGCCGTAGCGCGGTCCATGCCGCGCACGCTGGCCTTGGCGCCGCGCCAGAAGTTGCCGCCGCCCACTACCAGCCCGATCTGGACGCCTGCGCGGTGCGCCTGTGCGATTTCTTCAGCGATGCGGGCGACGATTTCCGGAGAGATATTGTCCATGCTTCCAGGGCTTCGCAGGGCTTCTCCGCTGAGTTTCAGAAGTATTCTTTTAAAAACAGGTGCTGGTGTGTCAGACATAAATGCGGCTTTTACGCAGACAAGATTGAAATTTCACGGGGGAAAAAGAAAGCAAAAAGAACAGCTTTACTGATTTTTCTCTGGCGTGCCGGTGATTTCCACTTTGATGGGGGTTCTGCTCTCCACGCTGCGGGTGGGGAAGGGGAAGGAAATGCCCTCCGCCGCAAAACGGTGCTTGATATCGTGCGCCAGGGTTTTCTGACAGTCCAGGAAGTTGTCCTTCAGGCACCAGGCCCCTACCGTGAAACCCAGGGAAGAGTCCTGAAAACCTGAAAACATGATGAGTGGCGCCGGGTCGTCCAGGCAGAGCTTGTTTTCCTTGACTACTTCTTGAAGGACGCTTACGACGTGCTCAATATCGCAGTTATAATCCACGCCCAAGGTCAAATCGCAGCGGCGCGTGGAAAAACGGGTGATGTTGCTGACCGGATTCTTGATGATCATTTCATTGGGAATGCGCACCATGGTATTGTTCGGCAGCCGGAGCTGGACGGACATGAGGTTGATGGAGTCCACGTTGCCGGTAATTCCGTCCACTTCAATCATGTCTCCCAGGTTGATCTGCTTTTCCCCTACCAGGAAAAGGCCGCTGATGATGTTGGACAGGGAGGTCTGGGAGGCGAAGCCCACGGCCACGCCGATGATGCTGGCCGCACCCAGCAGGGTGAGGATGTCAAACCCCATCAGGGCGAAGGCCTCCACGCCGATGATGATATAACCCGCGTTTTTGACGATTTTCACCGTCAGGCGGGACGCCTGCGGAGACATTTTCATGGAGGTGATTTTGCGGAGCACCTGGCAAAACAGTTTCAAAAGAATCCAGCTGATGACCAGCCAGATGATCACATGCACGATTTTTGCCCCGGCGGACTGCACCATCTCCAGCTTGAGCCAGTCCGGCATGTTCAGAAAGTCCATGGTTTTTGTCCATATGTCTTCCGTGGGGCCTGCTGCCATGAAGTCCGCATTCATGCCAAGTGTGTAGCAAAGGCGTTCATGCGGCTCAAGGGGCGTGCGCGTATTCTTCCCGTTTTATGACGGGAACATTTTCAGGGAAAGGATTGGGGAATGTGCATGAAGATAGACAAATATGGGGATAGGAGCCGGGTCCCCAGTGGAAAATGTTTTAGATCAACATGAATAAAACTACCTCATTATGGGATGTGCTGGACTGGCTGTCCTTGCCGTTTCTGCTGAAGCCGGACCTTCACGTTTTTTGGAAACCGGACGTGCCGCCGGTTAATACCCATTCCGGGATGGCTTCAGAAAAGCCGGGCCCCGGTTTGAACGCTTCAAGCAGTGTCATTCCCCCTCCGGACGCACGGTTGCCGTCACTGTGGCGGGAAAGGACGGGAGAAGCTGTGAGGCGGATTTTGAAGACTCCGAAACGGAGGCCAGGGCCGCGCATGCGGCGTGGGAGAAAAGACAGGGGACCAAGTCCAGAATCTTCGGCAATCAGGCGGAGCAGGAGGCGGTGCCAAAATTTTTCACGGGAAGCGGAGCGGAAGGCTCTGCTGGGCGGATGCAGAAATTGAAACTGGCCGTAGAGGCTTGAAAGATAGACGGGATTCCTACCGGAAAGCTGGCAGAAGTCTTATCCCGGCGGATGAAACAGGCGACCATGAGCAGGATGCAATCAACTACTTGATTGCCGACAACAAGGTGAATATAACTCTGGAACAGGGGCGGCG
Protein-coding sequences here:
- a CDS encoding glycine zipper 2TM domain-containing protein, whose product is MKATSILTIGCAAIALSVTSCTNFGSPNTYNMNEIGGVQETYYGTVTSVETVKIQANNANAGTGVGAVAGGLTGAMFGGGNAKYATAAGGAIIGAIAGNQIDKAVNNTTGQRITVRLNQTRNGTRNYTVVQPVGKNNPIYVGQQVRVIIGNAGSRVLAY
- a CDS encoding pitrilysin family protein, whose translation is MSSVKEPVMHRFGNGLTVLIKEDKSHPVVSLQYWVGTGSMNEGHLQGSGISHLLEHLVFKGTENYSGQDLARKVQERGGHWNAYTSVNRTVFYIDGPAESWQVFLNLLTELVFSPTFPEGELEREKEVVRREMAMYADEPDSVAYQLLMQTLYLKHPRRWPVLGEPEVFDTLTREDVLEYHASRYVPNNVVLSIAGDVDAREVLSHLELLVEDLKARPLNREPLPHEPHQFGSRTVRKEFAVPYSKLSLAWRLPCSAHPDTPALSALASILGGGRSARFYEKFHDRLGMVYSIEVHSNQSESDEGAFTITMDVDRAQRDKVRDLILQELRNLEREDFTEDLKRVCKQTRVSRLRRKSSASGMASEMGADWFGARNLNLSSEWQEAIERVTSEDLHRVCAGWLSSPNVTEVSLDPLGSNAEEVPAGSEETDAVLSELVLPNGLKVVVREDHRLPLAYACLVFKAGCPAENERNAGVTDLMSECLLKGTTTRSAADIARFLEDIGGAINTSTGNNSLSVGCQTLAEDLDAALELMADVVMNPSFPEDAFFKEKETFVADAEEDMEDPLSVAFRQERHVAYGNVSYGNSPAGTAQSLSSLTVEDIRKQYERIICASNAVLCISGDVMKDKVLPLLEKHMGAMRKGSPPVLAPTPALKSGREVTVLDKQQAVLVVGVPGVDVVSPDMAMALIFQAWCGDMAGPVFTNIREEAGLAYYASSSLFIGMDAGGICFYLGTSPEHLEEAERRLEETLSMIYEQGMTEEELERTKASALSSRLLAMQSNGTLCQMLALDILFGLPLDAFEKQTRAIRNMTVEQVNGFIRKILDPSQPRSWSIVRPENP
- a CDS encoding polymer-forming cytoskeletal protein; its protein translation is MTDNVTNFLASGIEIKGTIRFQNDMHIDGKIEGEIISDKGKVTIGETAQIKGDITAGDVRIYGNVEGKVTSDRCELKQQARVVGDMKTRSLAMEEGAHLLGRTEIG
- the frr gene encoding ribosome recycling factor; amino-acid sequence: MDAETLLLETEEAMLKAVDFARQEFSGVRTGKASPGLVENLDVHVSSYGSVMKLKGLAVISTPEPRLILIQPFDPSTAHDIGRAINESKLNLNPIVEGRSIRLPIPALTEERRKDLVKLVKSQAEEARVRVRGARKNGMDSAKKLKTDNIVTEDGQRDLETQIQKLTDKYVKEIDDLVAAKEKDIMTI
- the pyrH gene encoding UMP kinase, whose translation is MSDTPAPVFKRILLKLSGEALRSPGSMDNISPEIVARIAEEIAQAHRAGVQIGLVVGGGNFWRGAKASVRGMDRATADYVGMLATVMNALALQSALERAGVPCVVQSAIEMKNVAESFIRLKARSYLDNNKIVIFGAGTGNPFFSTDTTAALRASEINAEVVMKATSVDGVYDADPKKVSGAKRFDSISYQECLERQLKVMDSTAFTLCMDNKKPIIVFDMHTPGNITRALLGEPIGTTIC
- a CDS encoding mechanosensitive ion channel family protein — encoded protein: MNADFMAAGPTEDIWTKTMDFLNMPDWLKLEMVQSAGAKIVHVIIWLVISWILLKLFCQVLRKITSMKMSPQASRLTVKIVKNAGYIIIGVEAFALMGFDILTLLGAASIIGVAVGFASQTSLSNIISGLFLVGEKQINLGDMIEVDGITGNVDSINLMSVQLRLPNNTMVRIPNEMIIKNPVSNITRFSTRRCDLTLGVDYNCDIEHVVSVLQEVVKENKLCLDDPAPLIMFSGFQDSSLGFTVGAWCLKDNFLDCQKTLAHDIKHRFAAEGISFPFPTRSVESRTPIKVEITGTPEKNQ